The following nucleotide sequence is from Cydia splendana chromosome 11, ilCydSple1.2, whole genome shotgun sequence.
AGAAAtaggaaaaattaaaataaaaacaatcttAAAAACACTGTATTTTATTGGTATTTTACTAACGTTAAGCACAAGTCATTACaccagtttcttttttcgaactgtcaaaacgatttgccgctgtggaatttatatgaaacattataaaatgacgtcacggtcaatttacctactctttattttaTACTTCTATACGATTTATAAAATAGAAAGTGTGACTAAAATAACTATGCATAACAGCTGCATTGTAAGCATATTTGTCTTTTAATAGTAAATAAACAACAATATTATAGTGCGAGTTAATTAAAATTGTGGTATGTTACATGGGCTGCGAATATAGCTGTCTTAATAAGTAATAGCAAGTAATAGGAAGGGAACCGGAGGGGAAATCCCTAGGATACTGTCTATTGAATATAGGCTAGTGGCTGTATGTTGTCTTTGCCTTACAACATCAGAATGACTGAGTCATGAAAGTCCAGACAGGATATATTTTGAATGTCGAATCTCGCGTGATTAGTAGTTACTAATATCTGTTATGCAGTTGCATAACAGATaactatatataaatattgggTTCGATACATAATGGTTATGTATAAAACGCGAAGATATTCTAACCTTGCGAGCCATGAACTACGTTTCAGAGAGAAACAGCATGTTATCGGCCAGCGATAACAATATTCATCTCCTGTCACGTTACCACAATTTTAGGAAACACAACACTTACTACCTATACCttgtttttagcattagaaaaagggtTAACAATTTTGACAAGTCTTTTTATAGAATAACGCTTCTAAGAaaaagtaactattacttatgaaaccaAAATAATGTAATACCTATATGTCCTTGCTACATAACTGTAACATATTtactatgacttatttttttgtgtttcaaaagtgttttaaaTGTAAAGACACGTTAAGCTTCCACCCTTtttgtaatgctaaaaaaacacaAGGTATAATCTGGAACAATATCAGTAAAACTTTTGCATGCCCATCAAAGAACAATATATTCAAATCTTACACTATTTTTCACtagctgtattttttttctaataccgGAGAGGGTAACCGTTATTCTCTTCTATTTCTTTCAGCCTACTTTTCATGCTAGCTACCAAGTTTGAGCATATGTCAGTATTCCTCATAAGTTCCCACGTTCTATAGACTTCTTCATCaaggttttgttttgatttgacCTGATCGGGGTCCCAGTTGAGCACCATTTGACCCCATAAATTTTCAATTGGGTTCAGGTCAGGGCTCTTAGATGGCCAGTCGAAAACTGTAATGTCTGGTTGAGATTCTAACCACTGTTGGACTATCCGTGAGCGATGCACTGCACTATTGTCTTGCACAAAAAAGATTTGCCCTTCAGGGTATGCGACACGAACTGATGGTAGCATCACGTCTCGTAATATTTCCAGGTATCGTTTGCTGTTCATCCGCCCTCCAACTTCCACGAGCTCACCTGGACCCATAGACGACATCCACCCAAAATACGCTGAAAAAAGCAATATATTGTAATACTTATACAACAAAATGTGTATAAAAATTGATGAAATATATGAGATTAATTAATAGGGACCACCTAAAATGCGTCATaaatatttgtggctttccgCCACAGAAACCCTTGTGCTTCAAGTGCCTCATTTCAACAAAATTCAGATAAAAAGCATAAGGACCTTTCTAtgctggaaagccacattttatttatacttctaGTCAAAACGAGTTATTTGAGTAAGTTGTAGAATGAGTTATTTACCTAATGTTATTCTTCCGCTTGTTCTCAAGTCTAGCACGTTTTTGGGGTTATATCGTTCCCCTCTCCTTCGCCACAAAATTTTTCGTCCATCTTTGTCCGATTTGAAGCATTTTTCATCCGAAAAAATTACGATCTGGTTCTCCCAGTCGAAATCCTCATATTTTTTGGCAAAACTAAGACGATCGTCGCGATGCTTATTAgacaaacttattttttttgctgGTTTATAATGGTGTATCTGGGCAGCGTGCAAATGTCTTCTGACAGTGCTAAGAGATACCCCAAATGTCTCAGCTGTTGAGCGAGTTGTAGTAAATGGAGCGTCGGTATGAATTTGCACAATACTACGGTGCCGCTGAGATTCCTCTGTGTAGGCAGAAGGACGAGGGCCTTGCCGATCTTCTTTAACGTCACCCGTTCTTTCATACCGCCTTAGCCATTTGCGAACCGTGTTCCTCtgcaaataaaaaaacacaatttaaacGTAATAGGTCTATTAACAAAACATGGCCAATGAAATGGAGTAAACTCTAAGTAACTCACCGCTATATTCATTTCTCGtgcaatttttttaatactCTGGTTTTGTTCCCGAAGCACTACAATTTTCGATCTCATAAAAGAGTTTAATCGAACCATTTTAAAACACAGTTGACACAAGTTTTCGGACAAGTCGagaataatatgtataaaacaacgttccctaatagcattttcttgtagggattttgttgggcctttgtttacgtattagttgggcaaccgttatatttggccgtacgatttgctggagggccctcgacaaaggccctcccgaagattcccaacagagggccataagagtaattttttcgttgggcctatttaaataaattatacaattattcaacggtggtggttttggttgggccgtggttgggcctatacacatttgtttgatggttggttaattgttacatttggccgtacgatttgctggagggccctcgacaaaggccctcccgaagattcccaacagaagGCCATTAGAGtatttttttcgttgggcctatttaaataaatcatacaattattcaacggtggtggttttggttgggccgtggttgggcctatacacatttgtttgatggttggttaattgttacatttggccgtatggcttgctgtagggccaactgcaaaaaaaataaaaaaagggcaattttttcgttgtgcttctgtttgcaaattcaacaattacccaatgcaaatcaggtaggtcggtaggtagtcgtgcaccaggttgaaggcccaacacagcttgtcccacaaagggccaacattgtaactttaacgttgggccttgtgtaggattcttacaatactaccgtaggtaaatagttgtgtaatttatagtgtgcctacagtctaattatgtaatgggcttttgtttacgagtcctacagttaccctacgttaagtaagtggttgtgtaatacgacgttgggcctttgctgataaatattacaattacactacggtaggcattggttgtatccacatgaaggccctaggctaggcagcagttgttgttaatcttctctgtatcgttccaattttagtatatgtactgccgaagcaagtacacttactatacactctaatttgtatatatactaaccgcacttcgaaacttcgtaagcgagatttatgttttttgagatttaaattgagaaaatgttggtaaaatacaattttttaaatttatgtataaattttatagttatagctattagatttataagttacttttaaaaaatattatgattatatccggaataatcgagaaaataactataacttcgacgtttggagacagtaacgccatctagtgacgccacaagcaaactcaactggtattgttgggcatcagtaccacagccaatgttggtaaatgcgacatttgtgctcactgggccaacgaatgttatcgttgtttagtaCCGgcaccaaaatacacaaaggcccattgttaggcgtcagtgccacagcaaatgttggtaaatacgatatttgtcatcattgggccatcggatgatatctttgactagccaacgttaccaaaatacacaaaggcccattgttgggcatccgtgccacagccaatgttggtaaatgcggtattcgtcaccattgggccaacgaatgttatcgttgtttagcgaacggtagcaaaatacacaaaggcccattgttgggcctcaatgctacagccaatgttggtaaatgcgatatttgtcgtcattgggccatcgtatgatatcgttgattagccaacgttaccaaaataaacaaaggcccattgttgggcatcagtgccacagtcaatgttggtaaatgcgatatttgtcatcattgggccatcggatgatatcgttgattagccaacgttaccaaaatacacaaaggcccattgttgggcatcaatgctacagccaatgttggtaaatgtgatatttgtcgtcattgggccatcggatgatatcgttgattagccaacgttaccaaaaaaaacaaaggcccattgttgggcatcaatgctacagccaatgttggtaaatgcgatatttgtcgtcattgggccatcggaaaatatcgtcgattagccaacgttaccaaaatatacaaaggcccattgttgggtatcagtgccacagccaatgttggtaaatgcgatatttgtcatcattgggccatcggatgatatccttgactagccaacgttaccaaaatacacaaaggcccattgttgggcatccgtgccacagccaatgttggtaaatgcggtattcgtcaccattgggccaacgaatgttatcgttgtttagcgaacggtagcaaaatacacaaaggcccattgttgggcatcactcccactgccaatgttggtaaatgcgatatatgtcatcattgggccaacgaatattatcgttgtttagccaacggtaccaaaatacacaaaggcccattgttgggcatctgtgccacagcgaatgttggtaaatgcgatggtgggccaatacaaaattaatgttggctacggaacgaacctcatcccaacgttttccctaccgttggcaccgtgggccccaacgaaaatgctactagggttaCTACTTCGGCACACCTAGAATAGACGTAAAGATAACGGTAATGATTTGCGGCGGATGCGAATTATTACAAAGTTACCCTAAAACTcaattgtaattaaaaaaatgcgAAACGGGATATTCATACTAAATTCAACCTAAACACATATTTAGTTAAAGATGTTATTATTCACTTTCGGATTCGGATATGAGGGtagagaaataataataaacaaagacAAGACTATATTAAGTATCTATGACTAAGACAAGGGGCCTATTTCTCATACGTTACaagtcttgtaatacaagtgtgtatctatggtaacgcttgtatttcaatattttttacaagtttccgtttcacgtaaatgtataattgttacaagagcggggataaaagagttttcacaagtgttgttgtttcacaagttgacaaacactagtagatattatatactaaaatagtaatttcgtttctcaaaagctgtacTTTATACTTGTAGCTTGTGACTTATCAAGAAAAAATGAGGAGTCtctatcaaagaatataatactcactaggagaagaacggtaactccatacaaaaaaatgtccccaaccgtttatacgtttatactagtggcgccgtctttgtgtaccaatggaactaaagttgacaaccggtttagcctggcgggtattggtaggtagtaattctgttgataaacatatttgttatcttcatatcacgaaatatatgcaagatgcaaatattaccccttgtttgtggtattatcaattgatttaaataaaaggcatgtttatgtttataacattatatatattatttattaaaaaatgttttacatataaaaatatacactgaaaactggcaactggcaacttaataaaaaaatagacattaataaagcgcattcacaaagttttcagtaccttttatacaaataacattaggcatgcctacctattacactttacacacagatacactacactttacatacggcattttacacagatttccaacttgtattcatacatttcttcacggttaattaatacgctttccagatgcgttatgactcggttccttctgaacccactaaagttgtaaatttcactctggctgcttcaacagccgttgctccgcatttagcacattttctatgtgcattgctgtaatccatgtaggtacagacttagtcttaagtggtacgtagcggtacacgttgtatgtattatttaaagagttaataaataaaattttcgttatgaactttaaccacagcagttggacagagtcattgacaaatatattttttattatggtgggtagacgtacctaccctccatatattttatgaacattgataaagacagttggaagcaaatattcattataaaacttaatcgcatgtaattaagttttaagcgttttaagtcccgttttatgattaatattgtataaaattcgtgataatttaaatcagagttgggagcaatgttgctgtagaaaaatgtttttatttttattactcgcaactttttcccggaggccaacgcacacatagaagattaaggcgcacacatgcgcaattatttggggacataactttcttaggaagtgaacaggccttggtctctataaactgctaatatgcgtttttggtaaaaatcgattaataaataaaaaaagacattgcatttttaagatctcaaacgtgtaagttttgaatgcacttcgttaaaatcagtaatattatttaaatttagcttttattgtccaaaaaaaaaacagtaaactcattcctatgaaattattataattgggaaagaaccagtaaatgaccaataacataataattttgtaacgaattcacccgtattatataaaaaaaactgacccaccctgaagcttgtaaacattcatagagtgactgacgaaactgagtttgattttacacttgtaattgataattttgagaaacgcttttcattactacttgtattattatacgcttgtatattccgaaaacacaagtcagccattttattttcctcttattaagattatgatgcataacagtgacattgacattaagataacatttataatggccattgcatttcctttttgcatagtaaacaaaccaattttctaactttagacagccgccttgtagcacttgtagtaataattcctacgagaaacagaattaaaacacacttgtacaatgaaattttaaatgtaagtttgtagacttgtgaacttgtaacgtacgagaaataggcccaaGGACGCATCGACATACGAGTAAGTAACTTCCACCTTTACGATTTGACGATAGTGATTCATATTTTCGCAAGTAATAATATGTGTTCGGTGGCTCAATGGTATAAGTGATGGACTAATGTAAGAACATGTAGTCTTAATAACAGCCGTGAGGTCCGAGGATCGATTCCCAACAACGGTTGGAGACAAAAGGGAAAAATGACTTTTTGAAATAATATGATGCTTGATACAGCTGTGGCGATGTTGAACTAATGTTTCGACGTTGCCGTGTGAGCTATAGTTTTAAAACCAGGGGGGTCACGTTTCtctgacgctgactgtactataTAAATATTAATGCCATATATGAAggaaaaaagtgaccaaggcctcccaTGCCCAGggttaaatacctacctacaatttattttgaatcgtaaatgacatctatttcagattAGTAACATTATGAAAGTGTGAAATTAAGAGATAAAATTGGTTCCAGCTTATGTAAATCAATCTGCttgtatatttaaaatatcaCACTTAGATTATACAGCGCGGTATACTTAGGTAGGTAGGACATAGACTATTTGCGTGTACAGTTCTAGGCGCAGGTACCTATTAAACAAGAGTGTAAATAACGCTTAGGAATCAAAGATTTCAAAAGTAAGGATACTTAGGCCTTTTCATATAATGCCGAGCGAACATGCGCACCAACGCCATTCGCACACCAACGAACTGCCCCGCTTCTTACTGTTCGTAAGGCCAAGGCCCTTTACGAAGTATtatataagtacttaagtcAATGTTAGGAATTTGCTAATTTAAACTTCCTGTACGAACTCTACACTCCGCGTACAATACGATCTGTCAACCTCAAACCCTATCGTCGACCTAGGTGGCATGACCACGACTACCTACGGAAACCCACGAAGCATCCCGAATCCACTCGAACATGCATCACGCATACAAGTGCGAGCGAGACCGAGCACCACCCTTCTCCTCTGCCGCCGCCAGTCGCCCGTATACGCGCATAAAGACGCGACGTGAATACTTTGTTTACAAAATGGACGTAGTTAAAATTATCGACTTGGTTCAGGACTACAAGTGTCTGTGGGACCAGAGGGATGCGAGATACCACGCGCGAGACCACCAGAGGAACGCTTGGCGAGAAATATCGGAAGAAATGAAAATACCTGGTGCGTATAACCACCAATCAGTTTTGTTCTTGTCAATAGTTTTAGAAACCTCGTATCACAGTACTGTGTCGATGCTGAGATACGATAGGCTGTGAGTTTCACGTTTGTCACTAGTACTGAGATAGGATCCGTGGTTGTGAGTTTGTTACTAGTTTTAGAAACCTCGTATCACAGTACTGAGTCGATATTGAGATACGATGTATATTTGTTACTAAGTAGTTGGCAAGTTGGCAACCGACGATAAGACCGATAAGTTTATTTAGATATGTTAATTTGCGTGTCTCGTGATCTTTGTCAGATGattgtttgtttattaaatGTCAGATGCGCCACAACAGTAATAGGTAGTTATCTTTAAAACGTTATAAAAGGAGGGCGTTGCGATTTAATTTTTGTATTACTACGTGAAtttgtttataataatatgtacatattaggtaggtagttcTAGAATTATTCATTACTTATACTACCTACtgacgactggtctggcctagtagTAGGTAATAGCGGGTagaccttgcctatgaagccgatggtctcgggttcaaatcccggtaagccagggcatttatttgtgtgatgagcacagggGGCCGggttttgaatttcgaccgctcgatttcgtgtatttcgttcaataatatctccacgacttggcatttaaattctactaaatagaattgaaatcgagtggtcaataccactagattccaaatttctatcgctcgtatttcaaaaatcagcatttcgccgttttccaccgattttcgagtgacgaaatcgagcgatcgaaattcaaaaatcggcccccggatatttgttcctgagtcatgttatgggtgttttctatgtatttaaatgtttattctttcttcctagcgttatcccggcatttttgccacggttcatgggagcctggtgtccgcttgacaactaatcccgagaattggcgtaggcactagtttttacgaaagcgactgccatctgacgttccaacccagagggtaaactaggtacctttttgagattagtccggtttcctcacgatgttttcctttaccgaaaagcgactggtaaatatcaaatgatatttctaagttccgaaaaacgaattgcgagccggggtttgaaagtcgcacgctcttaccgctcgGCCACCAGCGTTTCTTGTTGTATTGAAAAGTTTATATATTACATAATATCGTTGTTAATTACTTTTCAGTTGACGAGCTGAAGAAAAGATGGAAGGTTTTACGGGACACGTTTGCCAAAGAACTCAAAAAACTTCAACAATCGGGCCAAGCTTCGGACACGGAAATTAACCCAAAATGGCCGCATTTCAAACGTCTGCTTTTCCTACAAGGAACCATAAGATCCTACAAAGATATCGTAGCGGATGCATCTGAGGTTTCTGTAGAAAATAA
It contains:
- the LOC134795107 gene encoding uncharacterized protein LOC134795107, which codes for MDVVKIIDLVQDYKCLWDQRDARYHARDHQRNAWREISEEMKIPVDELKKRWKVLRDTFAKELKKLQQSGQASDTEINPKWPHFKRLLFLQGTIRSYKDIVADASEVSVENNLDEEASNNTDPLSPHSENKFKSTVKRRRVSTEERKQFEESFAPNDHDAQFLMSLWPFLKDVPKNRKLMVRNKLQQVLIDEQNDVATAVKVEYSSD